The DNA window ACCAACACCCCCGAGGTCCTGTCGAACTGCACGGCCGATCTCGCGATCACGTTGATGCTTGCCGCGGCCCGCCGCATCGGCGAGGGCGAGCGCGAGCTGCGCGCCGGCAAGTGGACCGGCTGGCGGCCGACCCACATGATCGGCACCCGCGTTTCCGGCGGCACCTTCGGCGTCCTCGGCTTCGGCCGCATCGGCCGCGAAGCCGCCCGCAAGGCGCATTTCGGTTTCGACATGAAGGTCATCTACTACGATGCCTTCCCGGTGAAGCCGGAACTGGCCGCCGAGACCAAGGCCGAGGCCCGCGACGCCATCGAGGCGGTGCTCAAGGAAGCCGACGTCATCTCCCTGCACATGCCGGGCGGCAAGGAAAACTATCACCTCATCAACGAGGCTCGTCTCAAGCTGATGAAGCCGACCGCGATCCTGGTCAACACGGCGCGTGGCGAAGTGGTTGACGGCGATGCGCTGGCAGCGGCCTTGCAGGCGGGTACGATCGCCGGCGCCGGTCTCGACGTCTTCGAGGGCGAGCCGAAGGTTCTGCCGTCGCTGCTGGAATGCGAGAATGCCGTCCTCCTGCCGCATCTCGGATCGGCCACGAAGTCGACCCGCGAGGCGATGGGCTGGCGCGTTCTTGAAAACCTTGAGGCCTATTTCAAGGGCGAGGCGCCGCGCGACCGCGTGGCCTGAGCCTTCGGATTTCAGGTCAAGCAGAACTGAGGGCGAGGAAGACGTCGCCAAACGAGGATCGGCCGGCAATTCGCAAAGGCAATTGCCGGCCGCTTTGCGAATACGGTGATGTGCCGATGAGGCCTATTGCGGCGCACCATCGGGACTGAGATACTTCGACCATGAGCCAAACCCCTCTGCGCATTGCTGTCATCGACGAGAATCAGGTTCGCGCCGCGATTCTGGAAGAGGGGCTTCGTCTGGCCGGCCTGACCGACATCACGATCATCCGCGAAACGAACAGTCTGCTTCGGCGTCTCGTCGCCATCGATCCGGACGTCGTCA is part of the Hartmannibacter diazotrophicus genome and encodes:
- a CDS encoding 2-hydroxyacid dehydrogenase, with protein sequence MADKPKVLVTRRWPEAVEAKLKELYDVTLNESDVPMTADEMRQALMDYDAFCPTVSDKVDASVLDVSGARTKIIASYGVGYSHIDTDAAKKSGFVVTNTPEVLSNCTADLAITLMLAAARRIGEGERELRAGKWTGWRPTHMIGTRVSGGTFGVLGFGRIGREAARKAHFGFDMKVIYYDAFPVKPELAAETKAEARDAIEAVLKEADVISLHMPGGKENYHLINEARLKLMKPTAILVNTARGEVVDGDALAAALQAGTIAGAGLDVFEGEPKVLPSLLECENAVLLPHLGSATKSTREAMGWRVLENLEAYFKGEAPRDRVA